The following coding sequences lie in one Isoptericola variabilis 225 genomic window:
- a CDS encoding ABC transporter permease, with protein sequence MLKFILRRLGISALILWLASILIFVLTINSGDPLADLRESNAQNRDQLIAARIATMGLDKPWHERYLEWLTGVGGCFTGSCDLGTTMNGSNVLDLTTQAAASTLRLVTLATLLAIVVGVALGMLTAIRQYSGFDYAVTFMSFLFFSLPVFWAAVLLKEYGAIRFNDWIAGGQAAPAAILLLAAVVAVVLAALLGGTQRRRLVTGAATFVFVGIVLFVLNVLDWYRSPVFGLGLVLLTALGAGVLTTALVTGFGNRRVLYAAATTAVVGTLSYLLFIDLLLEPTWLLLAGLFVLAVVVSVAIGAAWGGYARKQAMLVSGITGVVTSLVIVFDILVAHWSGFLALKPRPISTIGSQTPNFTGDFWESVLDMGAQIVLPTVVLTLISIASYSRYTRSSMLEVMNQDYVRTARSKGLSERAVITKHAFRNALIPITTIVAFDFAGLIGGAVITERVFGWKGMGAMFADGLHHVDPAPVMAFFLVTGTAAVVMNMLADIAYAFLDPRIRR encoded by the coding sequence GTGCTCAAGTTCATCCTCCGACGCCTCGGCATCTCGGCCCTCATCCTGTGGCTGGCGTCGATCCTCATCTTCGTCCTGACGATCAACTCGGGCGACCCCCTGGCCGATCTGCGCGAGTCGAACGCCCAGAACCGCGACCAGCTCATCGCCGCGCGGATCGCCACGATGGGGCTCGACAAGCCGTGGCACGAGCGCTACCTCGAGTGGCTCACGGGCGTCGGCGGCTGCTTCACCGGCAGCTGCGACCTCGGTACCACCATGAACGGCAGCAACGTCCTCGACCTCACGACGCAGGCCGCCGCGTCGACGCTCCGCCTCGTCACGCTCGCGACGCTGCTGGCGATCGTCGTCGGCGTCGCGCTCGGCATGCTCACCGCGATCCGCCAGTACTCGGGCTTCGACTACGCGGTGACGTTCATGTCGTTCCTCTTCTTCTCCCTGCCGGTGTTCTGGGCCGCGGTGCTCCTCAAGGAGTACGGCGCGATCCGGTTCAACGACTGGATCGCGGGCGGGCAGGCGGCACCGGCGGCGATACTGCTGCTCGCCGCCGTCGTCGCCGTCGTGCTCGCCGCGCTCCTGGGCGGGACCCAGCGCCGCCGGCTCGTCACGGGCGCGGCGACGTTCGTCTTCGTTGGCATCGTCCTGTTCGTGCTCAACGTGCTCGACTGGTACCGCAGCCCCGTCTTCGGCCTGGGCCTCGTGCTGCTCACCGCGCTCGGCGCGGGCGTCCTGACGACGGCCCTCGTGACCGGCTTCGGCAACCGCCGCGTGCTCTACGCCGCGGCGACGACCGCCGTCGTCGGCACCCTGTCGTACCTGCTGTTCATCGACCTGCTGCTCGAGCCGACGTGGCTCCTCCTCGCCGGGCTGTTCGTCCTCGCGGTCGTGGTGTCGGTCGCGATCGGCGCCGCGTGGGGCGGGTACGCCCGCAAGCAGGCGATGCTCGTCTCCGGCATCACGGGCGTCGTCACGAGCCTCGTGATCGTGTTCGACATCCTCGTCGCGCACTGGTCGGGCTTCCTCGCGCTCAAGCCGCGCCCCATCTCGACGATCGGCTCGCAGACGCCCAACTTCACGGGCGACTTCTGGGAGTCGGTGCTCGACATGGGCGCCCAGATCGTCCTGCCGACGGTCGTGCTCACGCTCATCTCGATCGCGTCGTACTCGCGCTACACGCGCTCCTCGATGCTCGAGGTCATGAACCAGGACTACGTCCGCACGGCGCGGTCGAAGGGCCTGTCGGAGCGGGCGGTCATCACCAAGCACGCGTTCCGCAACGCGCTCATCCCCATCACGACGATCGTCGCGTTCGACTTCGCGGGCCTCATCGGCGGCGCGGTCATCACCGAGCGCGTGTTCGGCTGGAAGGGCATGGGCGCGATGTTCGCCGACGGCCTGCACCACGTCGACCCGGCCCCCGTCATGGCGTTCTTCCTCGTGACCGGCACGGCCGCCGTCGTGATGAACATGCTGGCCGACATCGCGTACGCCTTCCTCGACCCGCGGATCCGGCGGTGA
- a CDS encoding ABC transporter permease: protein MSDIRNTSPRGEDFEPVPTAHGIDVEGGVGAGVATAPLPTEDKSYSQGQLVRRRFFHHRGAIISMIVLGVIVLVAFSSIGIGPIPGWWDKNPTLQYEKVGTGAPTWAHPFGQDTIGKDYFALVMLGTQKSIIIALGVGLISTVIGTVVGALAGYFRGWVESLLMRLTDLLIVIPLLVLAAVLGKMASQWGIWGLTVMLGIVSWTGLARLVRGEVLSLRERDFVVAATAVGTGSNRIIFKHILPNAVGTIIVSATLTISSAILLETSLSFLGFGVQAPDTSLGLLISQYQTAFTTRPWLFWWPGLMILAIALCVNFIGDGLRDAFDPRQNRTKA, encoded by the coding sequence ATGAGCGACATCAGGAACACCAGCCCCCGCGGCGAGGACTTCGAGCCCGTCCCGACCGCGCACGGCATCGACGTCGAGGGCGGCGTCGGGGCCGGCGTCGCGACCGCGCCGCTGCCCACCGAGGACAAGTCCTACAGCCAGGGCCAGCTGGTCCGCCGCCGGTTCTTCCACCACCGCGGCGCGATCATCTCGATGATCGTGCTCGGCGTGATCGTCCTCGTGGCGTTCAGCTCGATCGGGATCGGCCCGATCCCGGGCTGGTGGGACAAGAACCCGACGCTGCAGTACGAGAAGGTCGGCACGGGCGCCCCGACGTGGGCGCACCCGTTCGGCCAGGACACGATCGGCAAGGACTACTTCGCGCTCGTCATGCTCGGGACGCAGAAGTCGATCATCATCGCGCTCGGCGTGGGCCTCATCTCGACCGTCATCGGCACCGTCGTGGGCGCGCTCGCGGGGTACTTCCGCGGCTGGGTCGAGTCGCTGCTCATGCGCCTGACCGACCTGCTCATCGTCATCCCGCTGCTCGTCCTGGCCGCCGTGCTCGGCAAGATGGCGAGCCAGTGGGGCATCTGGGGCCTGACGGTCATGCTCGGCATCGTCAGCTGGACGGGCCTCGCGCGGCTCGTGCGCGGCGAGGTGCTCTCGCTGCGCGAGCGCGACTTCGTCGTCGCGGCGACCGCCGTCGGCACCGGGTCGAACCGGATCATCTTCAAGCACATCCTGCCCAACGCCGTGGGCACCATCATCGTGTCGGCGACGCTGACGATCTCGTCGGCGATCCTGCTCGAGACGTCGCTGAGCTTCCTCGGCTTCGGCGTGCAGGCGCCCGACACCTCGCTGGGCCTGCTCATCTCCCAGTACCAGACGGCGTTCACGACGCGCCCGTGGCTCTTCTGGTGGCCCGGCCTGATGATCCTCGCGATAGCCCTGTGCGTGAACTTCATCGGCGACGGTCTGCGCGACGCGTTCGACCCCCGGCAGAACAGGACCAAGGCCTGA
- a CDS encoding ABC transporter ATP-binding protein, with amino-acid sequence MTTLDITSSETARSTGDAVLSFEDLGVTFRTEFGDVHAVKGISLEVRPGEVVALVGESGSGKSVTSMTALGLLPSNARVSGVVRVGDQVVGELDGAGLRRMRGNDVAMVFQEPMTALNPVLTIGDQLTEALQLHGIAYGKQAMARAAELLRMVGIPEPERRLKQYPHELSGGQRQRVVIAMAISCDPKVIIADEPTTALDVTVQADILDLLRSLKDKLNTGILLITHNMGVVADMADRVAVMLKGELVETGTAEQVLTNPQHEYTKRLLAAVPHLGVGPGQLGGVEPAEVKPAPVPALELSNLVIEYHRLGRPPFRAVDDVSFTVAQGEIVGLVGESGSGKSTIGKCALGLIPAASGSVKILDQDYGTLSRKQLKELRKRIGVVFQDPAASLNPRFPVGEAIAEPLVVHKVGDAASRRDRVYELLDAVELPRSYYNRYPHELSGGQRQRVSIARALTLEPELLVADEPTSALDVSVQAAVLEMFTSLQERYRFACLFVSHDLAVIDLLAHKVVVLQDGRVVEQGPREEVLHHPREEYTKRLLAAAPVPDPGEQRRRREDRHRLLAELGDEIAELHVDEETPAPRAVPGSQGDNASRFGGFFGG; translated from the coding sequence ATGACGACCCTCGACATCACCAGCAGCGAGACGGCGCGGTCGACCGGCGACGCCGTCCTGTCCTTCGAGGACCTCGGGGTCACGTTCCGCACCGAGTTCGGCGACGTGCACGCGGTCAAGGGCATCTCCCTCGAGGTGCGCCCCGGCGAGGTCGTGGCCCTCGTGGGCGAGTCCGGCTCGGGCAAGTCCGTCACGTCGATGACGGCGCTCGGCCTGCTCCCGTCCAACGCCCGCGTCTCCGGCGTCGTGCGCGTCGGCGACCAGGTCGTCGGCGAGCTCGACGGCGCGGGTCTGCGCCGCATGCGCGGCAACGACGTGGCCATGGTCTTCCAGGAGCCCATGACGGCGCTCAACCCGGTGCTCACCATCGGCGACCAGCTCACCGAGGCGCTCCAGCTGCACGGCATCGCCTACGGCAAGCAGGCCATGGCCCGCGCCGCCGAGCTGCTGCGCATGGTCGGGATCCCCGAGCCGGAGCGGCGCCTCAAGCAGTACCCGCACGAGCTCTCGGGCGGCCAGCGCCAGCGCGTCGTCATCGCCATGGCGATCTCGTGCGACCCGAAGGTCATCATCGCCGACGAGCCGACGACGGCCCTCGACGTGACCGTCCAGGCCGACATCCTCGACCTGCTGCGGTCCCTCAAGGACAAGCTCAACACGGGCATCCTGCTCATCACCCACAACATGGGCGTCGTGGCCGACATGGCCGACCGCGTCGCCGTCATGCTCAAGGGCGAGCTCGTCGAGACCGGCACGGCCGAGCAGGTGCTCACCAACCCGCAGCACGAGTACACCAAGCGGCTGCTCGCCGCGGTCCCGCACCTCGGCGTGGGCCCCGGCCAGCTCGGCGGCGTCGAGCCCGCCGAGGTCAAGCCGGCCCCGGTCCCGGCGCTCGAGCTGAGCAACCTCGTCATCGAGTACCACCGGCTCGGCAGGCCTCCGTTCCGCGCGGTCGACGACGTGTCGTTCACGGTCGCGCAGGGCGAGATCGTCGGCCTGGTGGGGGAGTCCGGCTCGGGCAAGTCGACCATCGGCAAGTGCGCGCTCGGGCTCATCCCCGCGGCGTCGGGCTCGGTCAAGATCCTCGACCAGGACTACGGGACGCTGAGCCGGAAGCAGCTCAAGGAGCTGCGCAAGCGCATCGGCGTGGTCTTCCAGGACCCGGCGGCGTCGCTCAACCCGCGCTTCCCGGTCGGCGAGGCGATCGCCGAGCCGCTCGTCGTGCACAAGGTCGGGGACGCGGCCTCGCGCCGCGACCGCGTCTACGAGCTGCTCGACGCGGTCGAGCTGCCCCGCTCGTACTACAACAGGTACCCGCACGAGCTGTCGGGCGGCCAGCGCCAGCGCGTCTCGATCGCCCGCGCGCTCACGCTCGAGCCCGAGCTCCTCGTCGCGGACGAGCCGACGTCGGCGCTCGACGTCTCGGTCCAGGCCGCGGTGCTCGAGATGTTCACGTCGCTGCAGGAGCGCTACAGGTTCGCGTGCCTGTTCGTGAGCCACGACCTCGCGGTCATCGACCTCCTCGCCCACAAGGTGGTCGTGCTGCAGGACGGCCGCGTCGTCGAGCAGGGTCCGCGCGAGGAGGTGCTGCACCACCCGCGCGAGGAGTACACCAAGCGGCTGCTCGCCGCGGCGCCCGTGCCCGACCCGGGCGAGCAGCGCCGACGCCGCGAGGACCGGCACCGGCTGCTCGCCGAGCTCGGCGACGAGATCGCCGAGCTGCACGTCGACGAGGAGACGCCGGCGCCGCGGGCCGTGCCCGGCAGCCAGGGGGACAACGCGTCGCGGTTCGGCGGGTTCTTCGGCGGCTGA
- a CDS encoding FtsX-like permease family protein produces the protein MNRARLLARRAGAHRGLLSLVAVLVAAVAATVGVTLGSVQSATVDGARQALAQVPEPARSLVVTTRLASDGAGAEAQDARVREVVDRLFGGVPVDVERAEVPDDASGTPFVTWTLAPRAAETAPADLGVLADGAERLRPVLRDDDAVAIRGLTVEGALGETARSAHEALRAAQAVAAVPVTLLGLVALVALVQVARLLAATRDAEVGLAVSRGAAPRQVAAAATTEAVVLSAVAAAAGSVAAAAVLAARGEVGTAGTAGTAGTVALAGAATALAAAAVLGIVAGLQVRAVARRRVTDRSGRARQAAALGTVVLTMVLAAVCLAQLRRYGSPLVTTPEGVRTDPLATAAPALVLAALAVVVLAVLGPAARAWAAGAARGTGATGVLAARHVSRGLVVMVVPVVLLVLASGAGVLAATYAGTSEALRADAALLRNGTDVRVVLPSSGPVDVGRGAPDVAAYAALDGASAAAPVLALDATVDSDPVALLGVPAAALPDVVRAPAGTTDPGRIAAAVATEGATAPAVAPDATHLDLTVTGTAAIDEAAWGPNGFPGPDAELRSFVTTAEDGRAAGVRVWLAGGDGTLALVDAGELGYDLDGDGDARAPIGPAPAMHRLSAEVPPAPAGGWAVAGVDLQLAGTPLPLVVAVRVDEAVARTPDGEVPVDLTAVPWASAAGATTRSVEVEVAEAGPGAVVRPGEAGSTRVRLVPGRGTADAVPVAMSAPLAGALGLAAGDGVELTVAGSRLAVTVADVVDVVPGELRPAAALADLGALGRALLRSGVQVQPARELWVAAEAPAALPLVRAAAAELAGEGARVLTPEPGAGDVDAAAPVRATFALAAGGAGVLALVGVATVAVAVLRGRRHEVVVLRAVGVGPREQAAGRALELLVVGLAAIAAGLAAGVLVARLTVPGLAHATLTGVAATPDAVLRVEPWLVAGTAAGLVAGLAVVAAGAGARVAAQARDTEYREEVR, from the coding sequence GTGAACCGAGCCAGGCTCCTCGCCCGGCGCGCCGGCGCCCACCGGGGCTTGCTGTCCCTCGTGGCGGTGCTGGTCGCGGCCGTCGCCGCGACGGTGGGCGTGACGCTCGGCTCGGTGCAGTCCGCGACGGTCGACGGGGCGCGCCAGGCCCTGGCCCAGGTGCCGGAGCCGGCGCGCTCGCTCGTCGTCACGACGCGGCTCGCCTCGGACGGCGCCGGGGCCGAGGCCCAGGACGCGCGCGTCCGCGAGGTCGTCGACCGGCTGTTCGGCGGCGTCCCCGTCGACGTCGAGCGCGCGGAGGTGCCCGACGACGCCTCGGGCACCCCGTTCGTCACGTGGACCCTCGCCCCGCGCGCGGCCGAGACCGCCCCGGCCGACCTCGGTGTCCTCGCCGACGGTGCCGAGCGGCTGCGCCCGGTGCTGCGCGACGACGACGCCGTCGCGATCCGCGGCCTGACCGTCGAGGGCGCCCTCGGCGAGACCGCCCGCTCGGCGCACGAGGCGCTGCGCGCGGCGCAGGCCGTGGCGGCCGTGCCCGTGACGCTGCTCGGTCTGGTGGCCCTCGTGGCCCTGGTCCAGGTCGCCCGGCTGCTCGCCGCGACACGCGACGCCGAGGTGGGGCTCGCCGTGTCGCGCGGGGCCGCGCCGCGCCAGGTCGCGGCCGCGGCCACGACCGAGGCCGTGGTCCTGAGCGCGGTCGCCGCGGCCGCCGGCTCGGTCGCGGCCGCCGCGGTGCTCGCCGCCCGCGGCGAGGTTGGGACGGCAGGCACGGCGGGGACGGCAGGGACGGTCGCGCTCGCGGGCGCGGCGACGGCGCTCGCCGCGGCGGCGGTGCTCGGGATCGTGGCCGGGCTCCAGGTGCGTGCCGTCGCGCGGCGCCGGGTCACGGACCGGTCCGGCCGCGCGCGGCAGGCCGCGGCGCTCGGCACCGTGGTCCTCACGATGGTGCTCGCGGCCGTCTGCCTCGCGCAGCTGCGGCGCTACGGCTCGCCGCTCGTGACCACGCCCGAGGGCGTGCGCACCGACCCGCTCGCGACGGCCGCGCCCGCGCTCGTGCTCGCGGCACTTGCCGTCGTCGTCCTGGCGGTCCTCGGGCCGGCGGCCCGCGCCTGGGCGGCGGGTGCCGCGCGCGGCACGGGTGCGACGGGGGTGCTCGCCGCGCGCCACGTCTCGCGCGGGCTGGTCGTCATGGTCGTGCCCGTGGTGCTGCTCGTGCTCGCCTCGGGCGCCGGCGTGCTGGCCGCGACCTACGCGGGGACGTCCGAGGCCCTGCGGGCCGACGCCGCGCTCCTGCGCAACGGCACCGACGTGCGCGTCGTGCTGCCGTCCTCGGGCCCGGTCGACGTCGGCCGCGGCGCGCCCGACGTCGCGGCGTACGCGGCGCTCGACGGTGCGTCCGCGGCCGCACCGGTGCTCGCGCTCGACGCGACGGTCGACTCCGACCCGGTCGCGCTCCTCGGTGTGCCCGCCGCGGCGCTGCCCGACGTCGTCCGCGCGCCCGCCGGCACGACCGACCCGGGCAGGATCGCCGCGGCGGTCGCGACCGAGGGGGCGACCGCCCCTGCCGTCGCGCCCGACGCGACGCACCTCGACCTCACCGTCACGGGGACCGCGGCGATCGACGAGGCCGCGTGGGGGCCGAACGGCTTCCCCGGCCCGGACGCGGAGCTGCGCTCGTTCGTCACGACGGCCGAGGACGGCCGTGCCGCCGGCGTCCGCGTGTGGCTCGCCGGCGGTGACGGGACGCTCGCGCTCGTCGACGCCGGCGAGCTCGGCTACGACCTCGACGGCGACGGCGACGCGCGCGCACCGATCGGGCCCGCGCCCGCGATGCACCGCCTCTCGGCCGAGGTCCCGCCGGCGCCCGCCGGCGGGTGGGCGGTCGCGGGCGTGGACCTCCAGCTCGCCGGCACCCCGCTGCCCCTCGTCGTCGCGGTGCGGGTCGACGAGGCGGTCGCCCGCACCCCGGACGGCGAGGTTCCCGTCGACCTGACGGCCGTGCCGTGGGCCTCGGCGGCCGGTGCCACGACGCGCTCGGTCGAGGTCGAGGTCGCCGAGGCGGGGCCGGGCGCCGTCGTGCGACCAGGCGAGGCCGGGTCGACGCGCGTGCGGCTCGTGCCGGGCCGGGGGACCGCGGACGCCGTGCCGGTCGCGATGTCGGCCCCGCTCGCGGGCGCGCTGGGCCTCGCCGCGGGCGACGGCGTCGAGCTCACCGTCGCGGGCAGCCGGCTGGCCGTCACGGTCGCCGACGTGGTCGACGTCGTGCCCGGCGAGCTGCGGCCCGCGGCCGCCCTCGCGGACCTCGGCGCGCTCGGCCGGGCCCTGCTGCGCTCCGGGGTGCAGGTGCAGCCGGCGCGCGAGCTCTGGGTCGCCGCGGAGGCGCCGGCCGCCCTGCCGCTCGTCCGCGCGGCCGCGGCGGAGCTCGCCGGCGAGGGCGCCCGGGTCCTCACGCCGGAGCCCGGCGCGGGCGACGTCGACGCCGCGGCGCCCGTCCGCGCGACGTTCGCGCTCGCGGCGGGCGGCGCGGGGGTGCTCGCCCTCGTCGGCGTCGCGACCGTCGCGGTCGCCGTGCTGCGCGGGCGGCGGCACGAGGTCGTCGTCCTGCGCGCGGTCGGCGTCGGCCCGCGCGAGCAGGCGGCGGGCCGGGCGCTCGAGCTGCTCGTCGTCGGCCTCGCCGCGATCGCCGCCGGCCTGGCGGCCGGGGTGCTCGTCGCGCGGCTCACCGTGCCGGGCCTCGCGCACGCCACGCTCACCGGCGTGGCGGCCACCCCCGACGCCGTGCTCCGCGTCGAGCCGTGGCTCGTCGCGGGGACGGCCGCGGGACTCGTGGCCGGGCTCGCCGTCGTCGCGGCCGGGGCGGGTGCCCGCGTCGCGGCGCAGGCGCGCGACACCGAGTACCGCGAGGAGGTCCGGTGA
- a CDS encoding FtsX-like permease family protein, with protein MRGLLLLVRRHLRSSAGATLALALVALLGAAVVSAGPRALAEVHSRQLAHATAEASPIARDVVATTSVVPGFGAEYDPYRGLTFDDRGTGDVSVDAPRPAWDEYLDGLRALRDAQPAPLRDVLGEPDLTVSGPRTAVERVEGNDVASPWVVLRAGATTPDHVRVVEGRWPEPTPVLVDRRLLFAGSDGVVDVVPEPIEVALSAASAAELGWTVGSVHVAPASQLAPLVLVGIWEPVDPVDEYWAHNPTAVVPEVVVDPNIGKIVTAAAYGDPGTISAWLVGPSTRLWFPVAAEGVRSDEAPALLAQLRGLTSRTETVRPDDAATFHPASGLTTILENVLGRRSGVDAIVAVLAAGPLGAVAAVLVLGGRLVVERRRTALALVRARGASGAWARAVVGAEGLVTGVPAAAAGFGLGLLLVPGHVTGTQVGLAAAAGLAPAVALAGAASARGLRSERTDLGRTDLGRPGARARDRRRLRPVLETLLAAGAVASVTLLLQRGVVGGTDALGVDPLLAAAPLLLSAAVTLLAVRAFPWLSRGLERALARRADLVPFLGAVRATRDPAGGVVPALALVLAVAVATSSAVLQATVSAGITREAWAQVGADLRVAGPVVGEQELAALRDVDGVRAVSPLADLGQLALRSGASGEQVTVYGVDAAALADVQADVPGAPERLAELGTPVAGRLPVVASEALGVAPGTTGLALGATELSVLGTTERVPGAPPGSRFVLADVGLLTDVLDRDAYPRIALLGLERGLDDAGRAAVERAVLDVLPTAVVDDPVEGQAELLAAPSAAGLAAAFTLAVVLSGLLAAAAVVLTLVLAAPARGRLLAVLRTLGLPRRAERGLVLWEIVPWAAVALVVGAVLGWAVPRLVLAAVDLTPLTGGTEQPALAVDPLVLGALGGGFAVVVLAGAALAGRPGRDDDAGRLREQAD; from the coding sequence GTGAGAGGCCTGCTCCTGCTCGTGCGCCGGCACCTGCGCTCGTCCGCGGGCGCGACGCTCGCGCTCGCGCTCGTCGCGCTGCTCGGCGCGGCCGTCGTCTCGGCCGGTCCGCGGGCGCTCGCCGAGGTGCACTCGCGCCAGCTCGCGCACGCGACGGCGGAGGCGTCCCCGATCGCGCGCGACGTCGTCGCGACGACGAGCGTCGTCCCCGGGTTCGGCGCGGAGTACGACCCGTACCGCGGCCTGACCTTCGACGACCGCGGCACCGGCGACGTCTCGGTCGACGCGCCGCGGCCCGCCTGGGACGAGTACCTCGACGGGCTGCGCGCGCTGCGCGACGCCCAGCCCGCACCGCTGCGCGACGTGCTCGGGGAGCCTGACCTCACCGTCTCGGGCCCGCGCACCGCGGTCGAGCGCGTCGAGGGCAACGACGTCGCGTCCCCCTGGGTCGTCCTGCGCGCGGGCGCCACGACGCCCGACCACGTCCGCGTGGTCGAGGGACGCTGGCCCGAGCCCACGCCCGTGCTCGTCGACCGCCGCCTGCTCTTCGCGGGCTCGGACGGCGTGGTCGACGTCGTCCCCGAGCCCATCGAGGTCGCGCTGTCCGCCGCGTCGGCGGCCGAGCTGGGCTGGACGGTCGGGTCGGTGCACGTCGCCCCGGCCAGCCAGCTCGCGCCGCTGGTCCTCGTCGGCATCTGGGAGCCCGTCGACCCCGTGGACGAGTACTGGGCGCACAACCCGACGGCCGTCGTGCCCGAGGTCGTCGTCGACCCGAACATCGGCAAGATCGTCACCGCGGCCGCGTACGGCGACCCGGGCACGATCTCCGCCTGGCTCGTCGGGCCGAGCACGCGCCTGTGGTTCCCCGTCGCGGCCGAGGGCGTCCGCAGCGACGAGGCGCCCGCACTCCTCGCGCAGCTGCGCGGCCTGACGAGCCGGACCGAGACCGTCCGGCCCGACGACGCCGCGACCTTCCACCCGGCGTCGGGCCTCACGACGATCCTCGAGAACGTGCTGGGGCGGCGCAGCGGCGTCGACGCGATCGTGGCCGTGCTCGCGGCGGGCCCGCTCGGGGCCGTCGCCGCGGTGCTCGTCCTCGGCGGACGGCTCGTCGTCGAGCGGCGACGCACGGCCCTCGCGCTCGTGCGGGCGCGCGGCGCGTCCGGTGCCTGGGCGCGCGCGGTCGTCGGCGCCGAGGGCCTCGTGACCGGCGTCCCCGCGGCCGCCGCGGGCTTCGGCCTCGGCCTGCTGCTGGTCCCCGGCCACGTCACCGGGACCCAGGTCGGCCTCGCGGCCGCCGCCGGGCTGGCGCCCGCCGTGGCGCTCGCCGGCGCCGCGTCCGCGCGGGGCCTGCGCTCGGAGCGGACCGACCTGGGGCGCACCGACCTGGGGCGGCCGGGTGCCCGGGCCCGGGACCGGCGCCGCCTGCGGCCGGTGCTCGAGACGCTGCTCGCGGCCGGTGCGGTCGCCTCCGTGACCCTGCTGCTCCAGCGCGGGGTCGTCGGGGGCACCGACGCGCTCGGCGTCGACCCGCTGCTCGCCGCGGCACCCCTCCTGCTCAGCGCCGCCGTCACGCTGCTCGCGGTGCGCGCGTTTCCCTGGCTCTCGCGCGGGCTCGAGCGGGCGCTGGCGCGCCGCGCCGACCTCGTCCCGTTCCTCGGCGCGGTCCGCGCGACGCGTGACCCGGCCGGGGGAGTGGTGCCCGCGCTCGCGCTCGTCCTGGCGGTCGCGGTCGCGACGTCGTCGGCGGTGCTCCAGGCCACGGTGTCCGCGGGGATCACGCGCGAGGCGTGGGCGCAGGTCGGCGCCGACCTGCGGGTCGCCGGACCGGTCGTCGGCGAGCAGGAGCTCGCCGCGCTGCGCGACGTCGACGGCGTCCGGGCGGTGTCCCCGCTCGCCGACCTCGGCCAGCTCGCGCTGCGCTCCGGGGCCTCGGGCGAGCAGGTCACGGTCTACGGGGTCGACGCCGCGGCGCTCGCCGACGTCCAGGCCGACGTGCCGGGCGCGCCCGAGCGGCTCGCCGAGCTCGGCACGCCCGTCGCCGGCCGGCTCCCGGTCGTCGCGTCGGAGGCGCTCGGCGTCGCGCCGGGCACGACCGGGCTCGCGCTCGGTGCGACGGAGCTCTCGGTGCTCGGCACGACCGAGAGGGTGCCGGGCGCGCCGCCGGGCTCGCGCTTCGTCCTCGCCGACGTCGGCCTGCTCACCGACGTGCTCGACCGCGACGCCTACCCGCGCATCGCGCTCCTCGGCCTCGAGCGCGGGCTCGACGACGCCGGCCGCGCCGCGGTCGAGCGCGCGGTCCTCGACGTGCTGCCCACCGCGGTCGTCGACGACCCGGTCGAGGGTCAGGCCGAGCTCCTCGCCGCGCCGTCGGCGGCCGGGCTCGCCGCCGCCTTCACGCTCGCGGTCGTGCTGTCGGGGCTGCTCGCCGCGGCGGCCGTCGTGCTGACGCTCGTGCTGGCCGCCCCCGCGCGCGGCCGGCTCCTCGCCGTGCTGCGGACGCTGGGCCTGCCCCGGCGCGCGGAGCGCGGGCTCGTGCTGTGGGAGATCGTGCCCTGGGCCGCGGTGGCGCTCGTCGTCGGCGCGGTGCTGGGCTGGGCGGTCCCGCGGCTCGTGCTGGCCGCGGTCGACCTGACGCCGCTCACGGGCGGGACGGAGCAGCCGGCGCTGGCCGTCGACCCGCTCGTGCTCGGCGCGCTCGGCGGCGGGTTCGCCGTCGTCGTGCTCGCGGGCGCGGCGCTCGCGGGCCGCCCCGGGCGGGACGACGACGCCGGGCGGCTCCGGGAGCAGGCGGACTGA
- a CDS encoding ABC transporter ATP-binding protein — protein MSEILCRDLVRIFATDGVEVQALQGLNLTVEQGELVAVVGASGSGKSTLLNILSGLDTPTGGSAVVAGTDLLTMGGRDRVRYQRHTVGFVWQQTSRNLLPYLTAAENVGLPLELAGAGTRGERAARVAELLELLDVVDVAERRPAQMSGGQQQRVAIAVAVANAPRVLLADEPTGELDEATSVEVLDALRSVNHATGVTTLVVTHDPAVSEHVARTVQIRDGRTSTEVLRRTEVDEHGAERHVAEEFAVLDRVGRLQLPPDFVEALDLRDRVRLALEPDHVQVRPDRKESS, from the coding sequence GTGAGCGAGATCCTGTGCCGGGACCTGGTGCGCATCTTCGCGACCGACGGCGTGGAGGTGCAGGCGCTGCAGGGCCTCAACCTCACGGTCGAGCAGGGCGAGCTCGTCGCCGTGGTCGGCGCGTCGGGCTCGGGGAAGTCGACGCTGCTCAACATCCTGTCGGGCCTCGACACCCCGACCGGCGGCTCGGCCGTCGTGGCGGGCACGGACCTGCTCACGATGGGCGGGCGCGACCGCGTCCGCTACCAGCGGCACACCGTCGGCTTCGTGTGGCAGCAGACGTCGCGCAACCTCCTGCCGTACCTCACGGCGGCGGAGAACGTCGGCCTGCCGCTCGAGCTGGCGGGCGCCGGGACCCGCGGCGAGCGCGCCGCCCGCGTGGCCGAGCTGCTCGAGCTGCTCGACGTCGTCGACGTCGCCGAGCGGCGTCCGGCGCAGATGTCGGGCGGTCAGCAGCAGCGCGTCGCGATCGCGGTGGCCGTCGCGAACGCGCCGCGCGTGCTGCTCGCCGACGAGCCGACGGGCGAGCTCGACGAGGCCACGAGCGTCGAGGTCCTCGACGCGCTGCGGTCGGTCAACCACGCGACGGGCGTCACCACGCTGGTCGTGACGCACGACCCGGCCGTCTCCGAGCACGTCGCGCGCACGGTCCAGATCCGCGACGGGCGCACGTCGACCGAGGTCCTGCGCCGCACCGAGGTCGACGAGCACGGGGCCGAGCGGCACGTCGCCGAGGAGTTCGCGGTGCTCGACCGGGTGGGCCGGCTGCAGCTGCCGCCCGACTTCGTCGAGGCCCTCGACCTGCGCGACCGCGTGCGGCTCGCGCTCGAGCCCGACCACGTCCAGGTCCGACCGGACCGGAAGGAGTCGTCATGA